A section of the Subtercola frigoramans genome encodes:
- a CDS encoding TIGR04076 family protein produces MTEYGVRVIVDRVDRSRTGTKVGDFFDVFGSTVSMPPGTSFNVYAMNAVFPVISDRLREPDGDDWLSRKPYICSADPEENIVMRLDRIPVSQIDYLPGERADA; encoded by the coding sequence GTGACGGAATACGGCGTGCGGGTGATCGTCGATCGTGTCGACAGGTCGCGCACGGGCACGAAGGTCGGGGACTTCTTCGACGTGTTCGGCTCGACCGTTTCGATGCCGCCCGGAACGAGCTTCAATGTGTACGCCATGAACGCCGTCTTTCCGGTCATCAGCGACCGGCTTCGCGAACCCGATGGCGACGACTGGCTCAGCCGAAAGCCATACATCTGCTCGGCAGACCCTGAAGAGAACATCGTCATGCGCCTCGACCGGATCCCGGTGAGCCAGATCGACTACCTGCCCGGAGAGCGGGCCGACGCGTGA
- a CDS encoding RidA family protein translates to MTHEIVNPAHLAKPSGFSHGTKAGNTVYLGGQTAMDATGAIVPGGIVEQFRQCFSNVLDTLAEAGGTPEDLASVTIYLTDIDDYQKNGREIGRIWRELAGTHYPAMAGVGVTGLWQKEALIEIQGIAVLQDLRP, encoded by the coding sequence GTGACCCACGAGATCGTCAACCCCGCACACCTGGCCAAGCCCTCGGGCTTCTCCCACGGCACCAAGGCCGGAAACACCGTCTACCTCGGTGGCCAGACCGCAATGGATGCCACCGGAGCCATCGTGCCCGGCGGAATCGTCGAACAGTTCCGGCAATGCTTCTCGAACGTGCTCGACACGCTCGCCGAAGCGGGCGGTACGCCTGAAGACCTGGCGAGTGTCACCATCTACCTGACCGATATCGACGACTACCAGAAGAACGGCAGGGAGATCGGCCGCATCTGGCGCGAGCTCGCCGGTACGCACTACCCGGCGATGGCGGGTGTCGGTGTGACCGGCCTCTGGCAGAAGGAGGCCCTCATCGAGATCCAGGGCATTGCCGTGCTGCAGGACCTTCGACCCTGA
- a CDS encoding nucleoside deaminase, whose protein sequence is MKTSFALELPAWLIRELDGLPRTLQTPEQRMSLVNALAARNFREGNGGPFAAIVVDHATGELISVGVNVVLASALSSAHAEVMALSLAQVALGSWDLGARDDSSGAHRDLELVVNWRPCAMCYGATMWSGVRHLVVAGSGPELEALTGFDEGPVRDDWAEQFESRGISVSQNVGREEALAVFRSYGEADALVYNARGAAS, encoded by the coding sequence ATGAAGACGTCCTTCGCTCTCGAACTGCCCGCCTGGCTCATCCGTGAACTCGATGGCCTGCCTCGCACACTCCAGACTCCCGAGCAGCGGATGTCACTGGTGAATGCCCTCGCCGCCCGAAACTTCCGTGAAGGAAACGGTGGCCCCTTCGCCGCGATCGTCGTCGATCATGCCACGGGTGAGCTGATTTCCGTGGGGGTGAACGTCGTGCTCGCCTCTGCCCTGTCATCGGCACACGCTGAGGTGATGGCTCTGAGCCTCGCCCAGGTCGCCCTCGGCTCGTGGGACCTCGGTGCACGCGACGACAGCTCTGGGGCCCACCGTGACCTCGAGCTCGTGGTCAATTGGCGCCCCTGCGCCATGTGTTACGGGGCGACCATGTGGTCCGGCGTCAGGCACCTCGTGGTCGCTGGCTCCGGCCCCGAACTCGAGGCGCTCACCGGCTTCGATGAGGGCCCGGTCCGTGACGATTGGGCAGAGCAGTTCGAAAGCCGCGGCATCTCGGTGTCCCAGAACGTGGGGCGGGAGGAAGCCCTGGCGGTCTTCCGCTCCTACGGCGAGGCCGATGCTCTCGTGTACAACGCCCGCGGCGCAGCGAGCTGA
- a CDS encoding TIGR04076 family protein — MSTHLRCTVESMNYSACGMVPGDHFDVIDGNLSIPNGRPFCYFAIANVIPLLSGRLDTPAGQDWLASEPLLACPDPPEALYMRLKRVVDGDQTIAEDAEPNLSKAEEIHD, encoded by the coding sequence GTGAGCACACATCTGCGATGCACGGTCGAGTCGATGAACTACTCGGCCTGCGGGATGGTTCCAGGAGACCACTTCGATGTGATCGACGGCAACCTGTCGATTCCGAACGGCCGGCCGTTCTGCTACTTCGCCATCGCCAACGTGATTCCCCTGCTCTCGGGTCGGCTCGACACGCCCGCCGGTCAGGACTGGCTGGCCTCGGAGCCGCTGCTGGCATGCCCCGACCCGCCCGAGGCGCTCTACATGCGGTTGAAGCGTGTAGTCGACGGTGACCAGACGATCGCAGAAGACGCGGAACCGAACCTTTCGAAAGCCGAGGAAATCCATGACTGA
- a CDS encoding ATP-binding cassette domain-containing protein: MFVAWRDLRFAKGRFLLISGVVALITVLVGFLSGLTAGLADQNISAVLGLPADSIVFSVPAEGNSLSYSDSAITEAQAVTWSAEPGVTAVRPIGISQVKVYSGERQAAVAVFGADPGVNASVPAESGHLTLPRTVATSLSVTAGDSVKVGGAEFTLDAVTDDTWYSHTAVAWMTLADWQGIAATTGNSGAFATVLAVSGSASAFTAAAAAAATTSKSVLLSLTALAAFRSEIGSLLLMVAMLFGISALVVGAFFTVWGMQRQPDVAILKALGASNRMLVVDSLGQAAAVLVIGVGAGIGLTAGLGITGPSGSGKSSLLAVVSTLIRADSGSVVIDDIDVSGLTLKQSAQFRRERLGIIFQQSNLLPSLTALDQLLVMERLSGEPLKRGSSREADRRRALELLDSVGLSAEAHKRPASLSGGERQRVNIARALMNHPTVLVIDEPTASLDQARGTSILNLILELTAQQNTATLLVTHDENQLARFARHYVMVDGTATEAEAARA, translated from the coding sequence GTGTTTGTTGCGTGGCGCGACCTGAGGTTCGCGAAGGGGCGATTTCTGCTGATCTCCGGGGTGGTGGCGCTCATCACCGTTCTCGTGGGCTTTCTGTCGGGCCTGACTGCGGGGCTGGCCGACCAGAACATCTCTGCCGTACTGGGTCTGCCCGCTGACTCGATCGTGTTCTCTGTGCCGGCCGAGGGCAACAGCCTGAGCTATTCCGATTCGGCGATCACCGAGGCGCAGGCGGTGACGTGGAGTGCCGAACCCGGCGTCACCGCCGTTCGCCCGATCGGCATCAGCCAGGTCAAGGTCTACTCGGGCGAACGACAGGCGGCCGTCGCCGTCTTCGGGGCAGACCCGGGTGTGAACGCCAGTGTTCCGGCCGAGTCGGGTCACCTCACCCTTCCCCGCACTGTGGCCACGAGTCTCAGCGTGACCGCGGGCGACTCTGTGAAGGTCGGCGGGGCCGAGTTCACCCTCGACGCGGTGACTGATGACACCTGGTACTCCCACACTGCCGTGGCCTGGATGACCCTGGCCGACTGGCAGGGCATCGCTGCCACCACCGGCAACTCGGGGGCGTTCGCGACCGTGCTCGCCGTCTCGGGGTCGGCCTCCGCGTTCACCGCAGCCGCTGCGGCCGCTGCCACCACGTCGAAGTCGGTGTTGCTCTCGCTCACCGCGCTGGCCGCCTTCCGTTCGGAGATCGGCTCGCTGCTGCTCATGGTGGCGATGCTGTTCGGCATCTCGGCGCTGGTCGTCGGAGCCTTCTTCACGGTGTGGGGCATGCAGCGCCAGCCCGATGTGGCCATTCTCAAGGCCCTGGGGGCATCGAACCGGATGCTCGTGGTCGACTCGCTCGGCCAGGCCGCCGCCGTTCTCGTCATCGGTGTGGGTGCCGGCATCGGGCTGACTGCGGGGCTCGGTATCACCGGCCCATCGGGTTCGGGCAAGTCGAGCCTGCTGGCCGTGGTGTCGACCCTCATCAGGGCGGACTCGGGGTCGGTGGTGATCGATGACATCGATGTGAGCGGCCTCACCTTGAAACAGAGCGCCCAGTTTCGGCGGGAGCGCCTCGGCATCATCTTCCAGCAGTCGAATCTGCTGCCCTCCCTCACCGCGCTCGACCAGCTCCTGGTGATGGAGCGACTCAGCGGCGAGCCGCTGAAGCGGGGCTCCTCGCGAGAGGCCGATCGAAGACGCGCGCTCGAGTTGCTCGACTCTGTCGGGCTGTCGGCAGAGGCGCACAAGCGCCCAGCGAGTCTCTCGGGGGGAGAACGGCAGCGGGTGAACATCGCCCGGGCGCTCATGAACCACCCCACGGTGTTGGTGATCGACGAACCGACTGCCTCGCTCGACCAGGCGCGCGGAACGAGCATCCTGAACCTGATTCTCGAGCTGACCGCCCAACAGAACACGGCGACGCTGCTCGTGACGCACGACGAGAACCAGCTCGCCCGATTTGCCCGCCACTATGTCATGGTTGACGGAACCGCGACGGAGGCCGAAGCTGCCCGCGCGTGA
- a CDS encoding HAD-IC family P-type ATPase: MSDDVVGGGLSPADVADRENAGLTNAVAHSSSRSFWQIFRANVFTLFNAIVATSFILLLALGQWKDALFGVTAVTNAIIGVVQEYKAKRLLDALAILTAPDVRVLRGGETVSIPSARVVRDDVLVLRTGDQVSADALVLAGEGLQVDESLLTGESLAVERRPGDTLLSGSSVVAGNGFARATAVGPASFASGLTAEARRFSLVHSEIRTATNRVLRSIAIALAPIMLVVINGQMQTLGGWRVALETGSWRLGAVGAVASVIAIVPLGLVLMTSVAFAVGGVRLARRNVLIQELASVEGLARVDVLCLDKTGTLTEGSIDFDTVHVLGQGVSREAGPVNPGSMPADSGAWRSALAWMATEPNANETARSMEGVFGGGAAGGGAALLEHQVPVAVVPFDSVSKWSAVCFASGAAGSQPGLGGTWVLGAPELVFAEERGDSPRSDEVRDALARASTLASSGLRTLVFAHSTVLLAPDAADEGVTVLPAALVPVALLTFREKVRADAASTLRYFRTEGISLRIISGDDPRTVAAVARRVGFDAGEGFDARNLPDDLAELADLLEVQRVFGRVTPRQKETMVRALQSHGHTVAMTGDGVNDALALKQADLGIAMGSAAPATKAVARLVLLDGRFSSLPAVVAEGRRVIANVERVSMLYLSKAAYAALISVVFGLLLWGFPFLPRQLSALDGLTIGLPSFFLALMPNSRRYSAGFLRRSLTFAAPAGVIVTLAVFAVNLTARSGASIALPIEARSASVLTLAVLGLGILGVASRPLDRVRVAIIAAMIVGTALLFTIPLARDFFELTVPKGDLLTATVVASAGGLVALEILARVRAHARWGR, translated from the coding sequence GTGAGTGACGACGTGGTCGGCGGCGGACTCAGCCCCGCCGACGTGGCGGATCGTGAGAACGCCGGCCTGACGAACGCGGTCGCGCACAGTTCGAGCCGCAGCTTCTGGCAGATCTTCCGCGCGAACGTCTTCACGCTGTTCAACGCGATCGTGGCGACGAGTTTCATTCTGCTGCTCGCCCTCGGCCAGTGGAAGGACGCGCTCTTCGGGGTGACCGCCGTCACCAACGCAATCATCGGCGTTGTGCAGGAGTACAAGGCGAAACGGTTGCTGGATGCCCTGGCCATTCTCACGGCGCCTGACGTGAGAGTTCTTCGTGGGGGAGAGACCGTGAGTATTCCGTCGGCCCGAGTGGTGCGTGACGACGTGCTTGTGCTTCGAACCGGCGACCAGGTCTCTGCGGATGCCCTGGTGTTGGCTGGAGAAGGGCTCCAGGTCGACGAATCGCTGCTCACCGGCGAATCGCTGGCGGTCGAACGACGGCCCGGCGACACGCTGCTCTCGGGCTCGAGCGTCGTGGCCGGCAACGGCTTCGCGAGGGCGACGGCGGTCGGGCCGGCCTCGTTCGCCAGCGGGCTCACCGCAGAGGCGAGACGGTTCTCGCTGGTGCACTCCGAGATCCGTACCGCGACGAACCGGGTGCTGCGCTCGATTGCGATCGCGCTCGCCCCGATCATGCTGGTGGTGATCAACGGGCAGATGCAGACTCTGGGTGGGTGGAGAGTCGCGCTTGAGACCGGGAGCTGGCGGCTCGGCGCGGTGGGGGCCGTGGCGAGTGTGATTGCGATCGTGCCGCTCGGCCTGGTGTTGATGACGAGTGTGGCGTTCGCCGTGGGAGGGGTGCGACTGGCACGCCGGAACGTGCTCATTCAGGAACTCGCATCGGTCGAAGGCCTGGCGAGAGTCGATGTGCTGTGCCTCGACAAGACGGGCACCCTGACGGAGGGGAGTATCGACTTCGACACCGTGCACGTGCTCGGTCAGGGTGTTTCGCGGGAGGCAGGGCCAGTGAATCCGGGCTCGATGCCTGCGGACAGCGGGGCGTGGAGGAGCGCACTGGCATGGATGGCGACGGAGCCCAACGCGAACGAGACGGCGCGGAGCATGGAAGGCGTGTTCGGGGGAGGTGCTGCAGGTGGTGGCGCCGCTCTGCTGGAGCACCAGGTGCCTGTCGCTGTCGTGCCGTTCGACTCAGTGTCGAAGTGGAGTGCCGTCTGTTTCGCATCGGGAGCGGCGGGCTCGCAACCGGGTCTCGGGGGCACGTGGGTGCTGGGTGCGCCGGAGCTCGTGTTCGCTGAAGAGCGAGGAGATTCGCCGCGTTCGGATGAGGTGCGCGATGCGCTGGCCCGGGCATCCACTCTCGCCTCTTCGGGGTTGCGGACGCTCGTCTTCGCGCACTCGACGGTGCTGTTGGCCCCGGATGCTGCGGACGAGGGCGTGACGGTGCTCCCGGCAGCACTCGTTCCGGTGGCGCTTCTCACCTTTCGTGAGAAGGTGCGGGCCGATGCGGCGAGCACGCTCCGGTACTTTCGAACCGAGGGCATCTCGCTTCGGATCATCTCTGGCGACGACCCCCGGACCGTCGCTGCCGTCGCAAGGCGGGTGGGGTTCGATGCCGGGGAGGGATTCGACGCGCGGAACCTGCCCGACGACCTGGCCGAACTGGCTGACCTCCTGGAGGTGCAGCGTGTCTTCGGTCGGGTGACGCCGCGCCAGAAGGAGACGATGGTGAGGGCGCTTCAGAGCCACGGGCACACGGTGGCGATGACGGGTGACGGGGTGAACGACGCGCTCGCCCTGAAGCAGGCGGACCTCGGAATCGCGATGGGATCTGCTGCCCCGGCGACGAAGGCTGTCGCGAGGCTTGTGCTGCTCGACGGGCGCTTCTCCTCGTTGCCAGCGGTTGTCGCCGAAGGGCGGAGGGTCATCGCCAACGTCGAGCGGGTCTCGATGCTGTATCTCTCGAAGGCGGCCTATGCCGCGCTCATCTCCGTGGTCTTCGGGCTGCTGCTCTGGGGCTTTCCGTTCCTTCCCCGGCAGCTTTCGGCGCTCGACGGATTGACCATCGGTCTGCCGTCGTTCTTTCTCGCGCTGATGCCGAACTCCCGCCGCTACTCCGCGGGCTTCCTTCGGCGCTCGCTCACGTTCGCGGCGCCAGCGGGGGTGATCGTCACGCTTGCAGTGTTCGCCGTGAATCTGACCGCCCGATCCGGCGCCAGCATCGCGCTGCCGATCGAAGCCCGAAGCGCCTCGGTTCTCACGCTGGCCGTGCTCGGGCTCGGAATCCTCGGGGTCGCATCGCGCCCGCTCGACAGGGTGCGGGTCGCCATCATCGCTGCCATGATCGTCGGCACCGCTCTGCTCTTCACCATTCCGCTCGCCCGTGACTTCTTCGAGCTGACGGTGCCGAAGGGCGATCTGCTCACGGCAACCGTGGTCGCTTCGGCCGGGGGCCTCGTTGCTCTCGAGATCCTTGCGCGGGTGCGTGCGCATGCCCGCTGGGGTCGGTGA
- a CDS encoding IclR family transcriptional regulator yields MAQILQSVSQALKIVVLLQEQPSLGVLDIARALDISSSSAHRLLATLVEANFVVQPQAGGKYALGPAMKGPSSEIERLIEVATPDLVALRDRSQETVHLAVIRGTDTHFVSAVESPRVMRVTSRVGRSLPAHTTAAGKLLLASLSDDELAELYRDHDFSGGTESSIGGLAGLRVEVRLAGARGYGRNLAESEHGVAALAVGLRDAQGRVFASLTVTGPDSLFNPAGTEALSDRERELLEMLTETAAHLESELAATRAGRVLAQGPATNPAASPIR; encoded by the coding sequence ATGGCGCAGATTCTGCAGTCGGTGAGCCAGGCACTGAAGATCGTCGTGCTGCTGCAGGAGCAGCCCAGCCTCGGGGTGCTCGACATTGCCAGGGCACTCGACATCAGCTCCTCGTCTGCGCACCGGCTCCTGGCCACCCTTGTTGAAGCGAATTTCGTCGTGCAGCCGCAAGCGGGCGGCAAGTACGCGTTGGGGCCCGCGATGAAAGGTCCCTCGTCTGAGATCGAGCGACTGATCGAAGTGGCGACGCCCGATCTGGTCGCCCTTCGGGACCGAAGCCAGGAGACGGTTCACCTCGCTGTGATCCGCGGCACCGACACCCACTTCGTTTCAGCCGTCGAATCACCGAGGGTGATGCGGGTGACGAGCAGGGTGGGCCGGAGCCTTCCGGCGCACACGACTGCCGCCGGAAAGCTGCTGCTTGCCTCTCTCAGCGACGATGAACTGGCAGAGCTCTATCGTGACCACGATTTCTCTGGGGGTACCGAGAGCAGCATCGGCGGTCTTGCCGGGCTCCGTGTCGAAGTGAGGTTGGCTGGCGCTCGAGGCTACGGCCGCAATCTCGCTGAGTCGGAGCACGGCGTCGCGGCGCTCGCGGTGGGGCTCCGAGACGCCCAAGGGCGGGTCTTCGCGTCGCTCACCGTGACCGGGCCCGACTCGCTCTTCAACCCGGCGGGAACCGAAGCGCTGTCTGACCGTGAACGTGAGTTGCTCGAGATGCTCACCGAGACGGCGGCGCATCTCGAGTCTGAGCTGGCGGCCACTCGTGCAGGCCGTGTGCTCGCGCAGGGCCCCGCAACGAACCCGGCAGCCTCACCAATCCGATAA
- a CDS encoding acyl-CoA dehydrogenase family protein, giving the protein MTVTTEQPVESTPDLAPTPPTSDHELGLLAPTSASAVLQNSHTVVPFVHESADAIEEARRLTPEVARVFRDAGFFQMGFPAARGGLELTLAQQVEVVTRIARADASAGWNVGVLNATGFYAGRLGDDAFAELYPTFDLPTSGSFHPRGRADKVDGGYQVSGEWDWGSGSYTAEYVLGGCFAFEDGEPLIGASGAQLVLGVWLPRDAIVVAHNWQTLGVRGSGSTSYSVPVPVFVPERHTFDREAPSNGDRDPLNKSVHIAFFGLTGVPLGIAQHAADLAVESVRARVGTRGSAALDTATKHKLGEILAEVDYGYAGVIDVARRTDELLFEPGRALTEAQIARMVAGQAAATAMMRRVVALSVELVSAKYLFDDHPMQRVIRDSYGATAHVGGRAMMLGLLAASILDDREAGVLLIDDVANEPSTATGAP; this is encoded by the coding sequence ATGACCGTGACGACAGAACAGCCCGTCGAATCCACTCCGGACTTGGCCCCCACGCCCCCGACAAGCGATCACGAGCTCGGCCTGCTCGCACCGACCAGCGCGTCGGCCGTGCTTCAGAACTCACACACGGTGGTGCCTTTCGTGCACGAGTCGGCCGACGCCATCGAAGAGGCACGCAGACTCACGCCCGAGGTTGCTCGTGTCTTCCGTGATGCCGGCTTCTTCCAGATGGGGTTCCCCGCCGCTCGCGGTGGGCTCGAGCTGACGCTCGCCCAGCAGGTCGAGGTCGTCACGCGGATCGCCCGGGCCGACGCCTCAGCAGGCTGGAACGTCGGTGTGCTGAACGCAACGGGCTTCTACGCCGGCAGGCTGGGCGATGACGCCTTCGCCGAGCTCTACCCCACGTTCGATCTCCCGACCAGCGGCTCCTTCCATCCGCGCGGACGTGCAGACAAGGTCGATGGCGGCTACCAGGTCAGTGGAGAGTGGGACTGGGGCAGTGGCAGCTATACGGCCGAATACGTGCTCGGCGGTTGTTTCGCCTTCGAAGACGGCGAGCCCCTGATCGGTGCGAGCGGCGCGCAACTCGTGTTGGGCGTCTGGCTGCCGCGCGACGCGATCGTGGTGGCCCACAACTGGCAGACCCTGGGAGTCAGGGGCTCCGGCAGTACCTCGTATTCCGTTCCGGTTCCTGTCTTTGTTCCCGAGCGGCACACCTTCGACCGCGAGGCGCCCTCCAATGGTGACCGGGATCCACTGAACAAGAGCGTGCACATCGCCTTCTTCGGCCTGACCGGGGTGCCACTCGGCATCGCCCAGCACGCGGCCGACCTCGCCGTCGAATCGGTGCGGGCCAGGGTCGGCACGCGCGGTAGTGCTGCGCTCGACACGGCGACGAAACACAAGCTCGGCGAGATCCTCGCCGAGGTCGACTACGGCTACGCCGGCGTCATCGACGTTGCGCGCCGAACCGACGAACTGCTCTTCGAACCGGGTCGTGCGCTCACCGAGGCACAGATCGCCCGCATGGTTGCCGGGCAGGCCGCTGCGACTGCCATGATGCGGCGGGTCGTGGCCCTGAGCGTCGAACTCGTCTCGGCCAAGTACCTCTTCGACGATCATCCGATGCAGCGGGTGATTCGTGATTCGTACGGGGCAACAGCTCACGTCGGTGGCCGCGCGATGATGCTGGGGCTGCTCGCCGCTTCGATTCTGGATGATCGTGAGGCTGGAGTTCTTCTCATCGATGACGTGGCGAACGAGCCCTCGACCGCGACAGGTGCCCCGTGA
- a CDS encoding LLM class flavin-dependent oxidoreductase, with translation MTETAENALTFSARIGSHIGVRDLAAKARFVEDSGFDQVWVGNDLFGEPGLVSLAAIAMSTDRIKFGSGVIDPVSLHPVQIAMFASGLQELSGDRFLLGLGAGSDVFYSWAGLTPPPPVTRTRQAVLAIQELLAGRSPAGVAGVAEGWLPQAKLRFLRPTPIYIGAMGPKMLELTGKYADGALPLCLPPRHITGVIEQIGAGAAKAGRTLDELDIAACIWCSISDDRDEARWYLARHIALYSGSLSTAALVANGLDPEEFARTQALMLDDREDDAIASVTDSMLELGIAGGPNDVIEQCSALIEAGVKHVSFGPPMGPDTMASVRILGEKVFPALREQHHTKGI, from the coding sequence ATGACTGAGACCGCCGAGAACGCCCTGACCTTCAGTGCTCGAATCGGTTCGCACATCGGTGTTCGCGATCTGGCGGCGAAGGCCAGATTCGTCGAGGACTCCGGTTTCGACCAGGTGTGGGTCGGCAACGACCTCTTCGGGGAACCCGGTCTGGTGTCACTCGCCGCGATCGCCATGTCGACCGACCGGATCAAGTTCGGCTCCGGCGTCATCGATCCGGTCTCGCTGCACCCCGTGCAGATCGCGATGTTCGCGTCAGGGCTGCAGGAGCTCTCGGGCGACCGATTCCTGCTGGGGCTCGGCGCGGGCTCCGACGTGTTCTACAGCTGGGCGGGGCTCACGCCACCACCCCCGGTGACCAGGACCCGGCAGGCCGTGCTCGCGATCCAGGAGCTTCTGGCCGGCCGCAGCCCGGCGGGAGTCGCGGGTGTCGCCGAAGGCTGGCTACCCCAGGCCAAATTGCGCTTTCTTCGGCCGACGCCGATCTACATCGGGGCGATGGGGCCGAAGATGCTCGAGCTCACCGGCAAGTACGCCGATGGCGCACTGCCGCTCTGCCTGCCGCCGCGCCACATCACCGGGGTGATCGAGCAGATCGGTGCGGGGGCAGCGAAGGCGGGTCGCACTCTCGACGAGCTCGACATCGCTGCGTGCATCTGGTGCTCGATCTCTGATGACCGCGACGAGGCCCGCTGGTACCTGGCCCGGCACATCGCCCTGTACAGCGGTTCGCTCTCGACCGCGGCCCTCGTCGCCAACGGGCTCGACCCCGAAGAGTTCGCTCGCACCCAGGCCCTCATGCTCGACGACCGCGAAGACGACGCGATCGCCTCTGTGACCGATTCGATGCTCGAACTCGGCATTGCCGGTGGCCCGAACGACGTCATCGAGCAGTGCTCCGCGCTGATCGAGGCGGGAGTCAAGCACGTGAGTTTCGGGCCTCCGATGGGCCCGGACACCATGGCATCTGTTCGCATTCTCGGCGAGAAGGTCTTCCCGGCCCTGCGGGAACAACATCACACGAAAGGTATTTGA
- a CDS encoding acyl-CoA thioesterase, translating to MTPTSAVFRAATELRMLGPDTFEATPQYVPWPKAYGGDLVSQSVLSAGRSVGEGFTIHSMHSYFLLPVDSEVAVRYEVERLRDGRSFRTRQVRAIQNDTLVFTALASFAVPESGTEFAEDMPTGVPQPEDLPPAAQTLEGVDTPAAHYWSSGRSFDMRHVPGPVYLTVDGNRAPHQAVWVKAFDALPDDPALQAAALAYVCDYTILEPLLRQQGRAWADPDLMTASLDHAMWFHRPGRVDEWVLYAQQASSLQNNRGLARGMFFSREGTLLASVAQEGMIRTRR from the coding sequence ATGACGCCCACCTCGGCAGTCTTCCGGGCAGCGACAGAGCTGCGGATGCTCGGCCCGGACACCTTCGAAGCGACCCCCCAATACGTGCCCTGGCCGAAGGCGTACGGTGGCGATCTCGTCTCCCAGTCTGTGCTCAGCGCCGGTCGCAGTGTGGGTGAGGGCTTCACCATCCATTCGATGCACAGCTACTTTCTGCTGCCGGTCGACAGCGAGGTGGCCGTTCGGTATGAAGTAGAGCGACTGCGCGATGGCCGCTCGTTCCGAACCCGCCAGGTGCGCGCGATCCAGAACGACACGCTCGTTTTCACCGCCCTGGCGTCGTTCGCTGTTCCTGAGTCCGGGACCGAGTTCGCCGAAGACATGCCGACCGGCGTGCCGCAGCCCGAAGACCTGCCGCCCGCCGCGCAGACGCTCGAGGGCGTCGACACCCCTGCGGCACACTACTGGTCGTCGGGCCGGAGCTTTGACATGCGCCATGTGCCAGGGCCCGTCTACCTCACCGTCGACGGCAACCGTGCGCCTCACCAGGCCGTATGGGTGAAGGCTTTCGACGCTCTGCCCGACGATCCCGCATTGCAGGCCGCGGCGCTCGCGTACGTCTGCGACTACACCATTCTCGAGCCGCTCCTCCGCCAGCAGGGTCGCGCGTGGGCAGACCCCGACCTGATGACGGCCAGCCTTGACCACGCGATGTGGTTCCACCGCCCCGGCCGGGTCGATGAGTGGGTCCTCTATGCCCAGCAGGCCAGTTCCCTTCAGAACAACCGAGGCCTGGCCCGCGGAATGTTCTTCAGCCGTGAAGGCACGCTGCTGGCCTCTGTGGCACAGGAAGGCATGATCCGCACCCGGCGCTGA
- a CDS encoding cupin domain-containing protein: protein MNLSSAAEYPTAATVVPVVTREGAEHADTGQSGGAHRISGVSIQHTPATKIWFGKVSNEPGFRSLPHHHGEAETGGYVLTGIARIYFGEGYREYVDMAQGDFVFVPPYMPHVEVNMSTTDELVWLTTRTPDNIVVNLDEVDDSVLVGYRRS from the coding sequence ATGAACCTCTCCTCTGCAGCCGAGTACCCGACAGCGGCGACCGTGGTACCCGTGGTGACCCGCGAAGGCGCTGAGCACGCCGACACGGGCCAATCCGGCGGTGCCCACCGGATTTCGGGCGTCAGCATCCAGCACACCCCGGCCACGAAGATCTGGTTCGGCAAGGTCAGCAACGAACCGGGCTTCCGGTCGTTGCCGCACCATCACGGCGAGGCCGAGACCGGCGGGTACGTTCTCACCGGCATCGCCCGAATCTACTTCGGCGAGGGGTACCGAGAGTACGTCGACATGGCACAAGGCGACTTCGTCTTCGTGCCTCCCTACATGCCCCACGTCGAAGTGAACATGAGCACCACCGACGAACTCGTCTGGCTCACCACCCGAACCCCCGACAACATCGTCGTGAACCTCGACGAGGTCGACGACTCCGTGCTGGTCGGGTACCGGCGCTCATGA
- a CDS encoding putative quinol monooxygenase, with protein sequence MIIIYGGVAVDPTQLASVTEAAQSFVAASRAEAGCVDYILSWDLVESNRIRLIETWADQETATAHTLQKHTAQWTSVIGAAAIEAPVFHKHEAAPAA encoded by the coding sequence ATGATCATCATCTATGGCGGCGTAGCCGTCGACCCCACCCAACTTGCCTCGGTCACCGAGGCAGCCCAGTCGTTCGTCGCAGCGAGCCGAGCCGAGGCGGGGTGCGTGGACTACATTCTCAGCTGGGACCTCGTGGAGTCGAACCGCATCCGCCTGATCGAGACCTGGGCCGACCAGGAGACCGCGACGGCCCACACGCTGCAGAAGCACACTGCCCAGTGGACGAGCGTCATCGGCGCAGCCGCAATCGAGGCGCCCGTCTTTCACAAGCACGAGGCTGCGCCGGCCGCGTAG